One Rhinoderma darwinii isolate aRhiDar2 chromosome 6, aRhiDar2.hap1, whole genome shotgun sequence DNA window includes the following coding sequences:
- the LOC142655975 gene encoding E3 ubiquitin/ISG15 ligase TRIM25-like, with protein MASADLRDELNCSICLSPYTDPVSLRCGHDFCRPCIVRALDAQEAAGVYSCPDCRAEYPERPALEKNRKLGNIVERFFSSHPDMEETRVFCIYCTKSPVPAVKSCLQCETSMCHEHLVAHNKWVNHRLIGPTLSFVDRKCSTHNEILKYYCPIDAACICVSCWVAGDHKGHDVELLDVASVKEREKLRPVTERLNSEREEAGRRVQNLKDHGTEQEEKSAGLTKRVTGLFADIREKLDHLEKTVQDEISRQKDQVSLSVSDLVREVELHKDELTKKINRFEGLCNITDPLTFLQEDLNPGDISDGSCDVIGHVKDAPCLDEGIVSQLLHRGLLHFNDLKIKRQFSVMEKSDILLDIHTAHNNITISPDLRSASCAATSRRRPNGPKRFHSRQVLSSRSFSSGRHYWEVDVSQAKKWIIGVAGESLERKVNGNESFIGYNEKSWGMLIIDECFGVRHNNIYKELVSDSPVEVVGIYLDYEAGRLSFYQLCDPIRHLHTFTASFSEPLYAAMYLFEDSIITIM; from the coding sequence ATGGCGTCTGCTGATCTGAGGGATGAGCTGAACTGCTCCATCTGCCTGAGTCCCTATACAGACCCCGTATCCCTGAGATGTGGACACGACTTCTGCCGTCCGTGTATTGTGAGGGCGCTGGATGCacaggaggcagctggagtgtatTCCTGTCCTGACTGCAGAGCAGAATATCCGGAGCGTCCGGCCCTGGAGAAGAACAGGAAGCTGGGTAATATAGTGGAGCGTTTCTTCTCTTCTCACCCTGATATGGAGGAGACCAGAGTCTTCTGTATTTACTGCACCAAGTCTCCTGTACCGGCTGTGAAGTCCTGTCTGCAGTGTGAAACCTCCATGTGTCATGAACATCTCGTAGCCCATAACAAGTGGGTGAACCACCGTCTAATTGGACCTACTTTGTCATTTGTGGATAGAAAATGCTCCACGCACAATGAGATCCTGAAATACTATTGTCCTATAGACGCCGCCTGTATCTGTGTGTCCTGCTGGGTGGCCGGTGATCACAAGGGACATGACGTGGAGCTACTGGACGTGGCGTCTGTGAAGGAGAGAGAGAAACTGAGACCTGTCACTGAGAGACTGAACTCTGAGAGAGAGGAAGCTGGAAGAAGAGTCCAGAATCTAAAGGATCATGGGACAGAACAGGAAGAGAAATCAGCCGGACTCACTAAAAGAGTGACTGGTCTGTTTGCTGATATCAGAGAGAAGCTGGATCATCTAGAAAAGACAGTCCAGGATGAGATTTCCAGACAGAAGGATCAGGTGTCACTCTCAGTCTCTGATCTGGTCAGAGAGGTGGAGCTACACAAGGATGAGCTGACCAAGAAAATTAATCGATTTGAGGGATTATGTAATATCACTGATCCACTGACCTTCCTACAAGAAGATTTAAACCCTGGTGACATCAGTGATGGGAGCTGTGATGTCATCGGTCATGTGAAAGATGCTCCGTGTTTGGATGAAGGGATAGTCTCACAGTTATTACACAGGGGACTGTTACACTTTAATGATCTGAAGATCAAGAGACAGTTCTCAGTGATGGAGAAATCAGACATATTACTTGATATACACACGGCTCATAATAACATTACTATATCACCGGATCTCAGATCTGCTTCTTGTGCCGCTACATCACGGAGGAGACCCAATGGGCCCAAGAGGTTTCATTCTCGTCAGGTCTTAAGCTCCAGAAGTTTCTCCTCTGGGAGACATTACTGGGAGGTGGATGTGAGTCAGGCGAAGAAATGGATCATTGGAGTGGCCGGGGAAAGTCTAGAGAGGAAGGTGAACGGAAATGAATCTTTTATTGGTTATAATGAGAAGTCCTGGGGTATGTTGATAATTGATGAATGCTTTGGAGTGCGTCATAACAATATCTATAAGGAGCTGGTATCAGACTCTCCTGTGGAGGTCGTCGGGATCTATCTGGATTATGAGGCCGGACGTCTGTCCTTCTATCAGCTGTGTGACCCCATCAGACACTTACACACCTTCACCGCCTCCTTCTCCGAGCCGCTCTATGCCGCTATGTATCTGTTTGAAGACTCCATCATTACAATTATGTAA